The following coding sequences lie in one Steroidobacter denitrificans genomic window:
- a CDS encoding alpha,alpha-trehalose-phosphate synthase (UDP-forming) produces the protein MSTRIVCISNRVSLPRKAAAPGGLAVGVLSALKNSGGLWFGWGGELGDTEPAGPDMQTRDGVTYATLKLRRQEFNRYYNGYSNGALWPLFHYMSSKFRFRHEEYEAYENINGQFARNLLPLLRPDDLLWVHDYHLIPLARRLRELGVRNAIGFFLHIPFPHIETLRILPGYENLIRDLTGFDIVGFQTTGDLASFRSAISHIHAVESSDTESASRIQLDGRDIRAGVFPIGVDVEAIAADAERACGSEVIKRMIASLVGRKLMIGVDRLDYSKGLVERFATYEQFLETFPDKRAHITYLQIAPVSRKDVPSYVDIRRALEQAAGRTNGRFADADWTPVRYLNRNYPHETLMGFLRIGNVGLVTPLRDGMNLVAKEYVAAQDPENPGVLILSNLAGAAYELEAALQVNPHDTRAVVQAIAQALMMPLPERRERHASLMTALRNHSIQVWADRFIAQLQAVRR, from the coding sequence ATGAGTACACGAATCGTCTGTATCTCCAACCGCGTCTCCTTGCCGCGCAAGGCCGCTGCCCCCGGTGGACTGGCGGTCGGTGTGCTGAGCGCGCTCAAGAACAGTGGCGGATTGTGGTTCGGCTGGGGAGGCGAACTCGGTGACACCGAGCCTGCGGGGCCGGATATGCAGACGCGCGACGGCGTAACCTATGCGACGCTCAAGCTGCGTCGCCAGGAATTCAATCGCTATTACAACGGCTACTCCAACGGCGCGCTGTGGCCGCTATTCCACTACATGTCGAGCAAATTCCGATTCCGTCACGAGGAATACGAGGCCTACGAAAATATCAACGGTCAGTTCGCCCGTAATCTCCTGCCCTTGTTGCGCCCGGACGACTTGCTATGGGTACATGACTATCATCTCATTCCACTTGCCCGCCGGTTGCGCGAATTAGGCGTACGCAACGCCATCGGCTTCTTCCTGCACATCCCCTTTCCTCATATAGAAACGTTGCGCATCCTGCCTGGCTACGAAAACCTGATTCGTGACCTGACAGGATTTGACATCGTTGGCTTCCAGACGACCGGTGACCTGGCTTCGTTCCGATCCGCGATCTCCCATATCCATGCAGTGGAATCATCCGATACGGAATCGGCGTCGCGGATACAGCTGGACGGGCGTGACATACGTGCCGGCGTCTTTCCCATCGGCGTCGATGTGGAAGCCATCGCGGCGGACGCCGAGCGCGCCTGCGGCAGCGAAGTCATCAAGCGGATGATCGCCAGCCTGGTCGGCCGAAAGCTCATGATCGGCGTCGACCGGTTGGACTACAGCAAGGGGCTCGTGGAACGTTTCGCGACCTATGAACAATTCCTGGAGACCTTTCCGGACAAGCGCGCGCATATCACCTACCTGCAGATCGCACCCGTCTCACGCAAAGACGTCCCCTCCTATGTCGACATCCGTCGCGCCCTGGAACAAGCCGCCGGGCGCACCAACGGTCGTTTCGCGGACGCCGACTGGACGCCGGTGCGTTATCTCAACCGAAATTATCCGCACGAAACCCTGATGGGCTTCTTGCGCATCGGCAATGTAGGGCTCGTGACGCCGCTGCGGGACGGTATGAATCTGGTTGCCAAGGAATACGTCGCCGCCCAGGATCCCGAGAATCCCGGCGTACTGATCCTGTCCAATCTCGCCGGTGCGGCTTATGAACTGGAGGCGGCATTACAAGTCAACCCGCATGATACGCGCGCCGTCGTCCAGGCCATCGCTCAGGCTCTCATGATGCCTCTACCGGAGCGCCGGGAAAGACATGCAAGCCTGATGACGGCACTGAGGAATCACAGCATTCAGGTCTGGGCCGACCGCTTCATCGCTCAGCTGCAGGCTGTCCGCCGCTGA
- the otsB gene encoding trehalose-phosphatase codes for MSSNPVLLSDDDWALFLDVDGTLLEIAETPQSVHAPHSLKRLLETLQMRLDGALALISGRSLANLDQLFAPLRLCASGIHGLERRDALGMLIDPAFDVSGLAAAHEELDRFVAQHEGLLLEDKRYSLAVHFRRAPELADRVRDKMNSISARLGPLFALQAGKCVLELRPAAWNKGVAVHAFMQEDPFRGRTPLYIGDDVTDEDAFAVVNALQGQSIRVGTGSATHARHHLADVDAVIRWLHDNPPIRHRTVRAPQGSSRSEYSS; via the coding sequence ATGTCGTCGAATCCAGTTCTTCTAAGCGATGATGACTGGGCGCTGTTTCTCGATGTCGACGGTACCTTGCTCGAGATCGCCGAGACGCCGCAGAGCGTGCATGCGCCCCACAGTCTGAAGCGGCTCCTGGAGACGCTTCAGATGCGTCTCGACGGTGCGTTGGCGCTGATCAGCGGACGCAGCCTTGCAAACCTGGATCAGCTGTTCGCCCCCCTGCGCCTGTGCGCTTCCGGAATACACGGCCTCGAGCGCCGTGACGCGCTGGGCATGCTCATCGATCCTGCCTTCGATGTATCCGGCCTTGCCGCCGCGCATGAGGAACTCGACCGCTTCGTTGCGCAACATGAAGGTCTGCTGCTGGAGGACAAGCGCTACAGTCTGGCAGTGCATTTCCGCCGCGCGCCCGAACTGGCCGATCGAGTCCGCGACAAGATGAATTCGATATCGGCACGCCTCGGGCCGCTATTCGCGCTGCAAGCCGGCAAATGCGTCCTGGAGCTTCGTCCGGCAGCCTGGAACAAGGGCGTGGCTGTGCACGCATTCATGCAGGAGGATCCCTTTCGCGGCCGAACACCGCTCTATATCGGCGACGACGTCACCGATGAGGACGCATTCGCGGTCGTCAATGCCTTGCAGGGACAGTCCATTCGTGTGGGTACCGGCTCCGCCACGCATGCCCGGCATCATCTCGCCGACGTGGATGCCGTGATCCGCTGGCTGCATGACAATCCGCCGATACGGCACCGGACTGTACGCGCTCCGCAAGGCAGTTCAAGATCCGAATACTCGTCATGA
- a CDS encoding protein-glutamate methylesterase/protein-glutamine glutaminase translates to MNPIRVLLVDDSAVVRQVLTEQLARDPAITVIAAVADPLFAMARMQKEWPDVIILDIEMPRMDGLTFLRKIMDERPTPVVICSTLTEKGATTTLEALAAGAVSIVTKPKLGLKRFMEEASADLATAVKAAAQANLRRLRIGAPPGDAVRRDSTPAMKLSADAVLAPGGSCALQQTTERIVAIGASTGGTQALEHVLTALPSGCPGVAVVQHMPEKFTRAFAERLNRLCRIEVREARHGERLLPGYALIAPGGKHMMLKRSGAYYCVDVIDGPVVNRHRPSVDVLFRSAAKYAGANALGIIMTGMGDDGARGLREMRDAGASTIAQDEATCVVFGMPKEAVRLGGAQRVLPLSGLPRAILEWAAGAK, encoded by the coding sequence ATGAATCCGATTCGAGTGCTGCTTGTCGATGATTCCGCAGTGGTACGTCAGGTACTTACGGAACAACTGGCGCGCGATCCGGCGATCACCGTGATCGCAGCAGTCGCCGATCCGCTGTTTGCCATGGCGCGTATGCAGAAGGAATGGCCCGATGTCATCATCCTGGATATCGAGATGCCGCGCATGGATGGACTTACATTCCTGCGAAAGATCATGGATGAGCGGCCGACGCCGGTGGTGATCTGCTCGACGCTCACGGAGAAGGGCGCGACCACCACGCTCGAGGCGCTTGCCGCGGGTGCGGTCAGTATCGTGACCAAGCCGAAACTTGGACTGAAGCGTTTCATGGAAGAGGCATCCGCCGATCTGGCAACGGCGGTGAAGGCGGCTGCGCAGGCCAACCTGCGAAGGCTGAGAATCGGGGCACCGCCCGGCGATGCGGTCCGTCGGGATTCCACCCCAGCGATGAAGTTGAGTGCCGATGCCGTACTCGCTCCCGGAGGGTCGTGCGCGCTGCAGCAGACCACCGAGCGTATCGTGGCGATCGGTGCATCGACGGGTGGAACACAGGCGTTGGAGCATGTACTCACGGCACTGCCGAGCGGGTGTCCCGGTGTTGCCGTCGTGCAGCACATGCCGGAAAAATTCACACGGGCATTCGCCGAGCGGCTCAACCGGCTGTGCCGGATCGAGGTGCGCGAGGCGCGCCACGGCGAGCGTTTATTGCCGGGTTATGCGCTGATCGCGCCGGGGGGGAAGCATATGATGCTGAAGCGCAGCGGGGCTTATTACTGCGTCGATGTGATCGATGGTCCCGTGGTGAACCGGCACCGGCCCTCGGTGGATGTGCTGTTCCGCTCGGCCGCCAAGTATGCCGGCGCCAACGCTCTGGGCATCATCATGACCGGTATGGGAGACGACGGCGCTCGGGGACTGAGGGAGATGCGCGATGCCGGCGCCAGCACCATTGCTCAGGACGAAGCAACTTGCGTCGTCTTCGGTATGCCGAAGGAGGCGGTACGTCTCGGCGGCGCTCAGCGGGTACTGCCGCTGTCGGGACTGCCGCGGGCGATTCTGGAATGGGCTGCCGGCGCCAAATGA
- a CDS encoding helix-turn-helix domain-containing protein, which yields MKSLRSREHRRLRAILVEAREAAGLTLRDMGVRLKQSHTILAKVESGERRLDVIEFIYVARALGVDPKELFAKLLD from the coding sequence TTGAAGTCGCTTCGCAGCCGGGAACATCGACGATTACGCGCCATCCTGGTGGAGGCACGAGAAGCAGCCGGACTGACCTTGCGGGATATGGGGGTCCGCTTGAAGCAGTCTCATACCATTCTTGCCAAGGTGGAAAGCGGTGAGCGGCGCTTGGACGTGATCGAATTCATCTATGTCGCCCGAGCCTTAGGCGTCGATCCAAAAGAGCTATTCGCGAAGCTGCTGGACTGA
- a CDS encoding DUF5343 domain-containing protein, whose product MTPDGKPTQRYNDYRDHSRSQIVLGDALRDAYGDIFLIKEHPAAADRSSITGKFKSFCGEWSVGTAAGTPGETFPVHPS is encoded by the coding sequence CTGACGCCTGACGGAAAGCCCACACAGCGCTACAACGACTATCGCGACCACTCTCGATCCCAAATTGTTTTGGGCGACGCCCTTCGCGATGCATACGGCGACATCTTTCTGATCAAGGAGCACCCGGCCGCTGCCGACCGAAGCTCAATCACCGGCAAGTTCAAAAGCTTTTGCGGCGAATGGAGTGTCGGTACGGCCGCAGGCACGCCTGGCGAGACGTTCCCAGTACATCCCTCTTGA
- a CDS encoding type II toxin-antitoxin system PemK/MazF family toxin, producing MKRGEVWWASLPTPTGSGPGFRRPVVVVQSNPFNQSRIATVVVAIITSNLALADAPGNLRIGKAESGLAKQSVINVSQLYTLDRELLTQRVRSLPAEAVRAIDEGLRLVLGL from the coding sequence ATGAAACGTGGTGAGGTTTGGTGGGCCTCATTGCCGACTCCCACCGGCTCTGGGCCGGGATTTCGTCGCCCCGTCGTCGTAGTTCAGTCCAACCCATTTAACCAAAGCCGCATCGCCACAGTCGTTGTGGCGATCATTACTTCCAACCTTGCCTTAGCAGATGCTCCTGGAAACCTTCGCATCGGAAAGGCCGAGTCTGGATTGGCCAAACAGTCTGTGATCAACGTATCGCAACTCTATACGCTGGATCGTGAGCTGCTGACCCAACGTGTGCGCTCTCTGCCGGCGGAGGCCGTGCGCGCCATCGACGAAGGCCTGAGGCTTGTCCTTGGGCTCTGA
- the egtB gene encoding ergothioneine biosynthesis protein EgtB, with translation MALTTNTSVTDRANASATSSTRPARRCLRYRHVRATTLQLCEPLEVEDYVVQSMPDASPAKWHLAHTSWFFEQFLLKPMLSGYQAYHEDFEYLFNSYYQSVGPMHQRPRRGLLSRPTVQEIMRYRMHVDRHIESLLDAHADDDQLAALLELGVNHEQQHQELLLTDIKHLFSCNPLLPAYRSAALRGTATKSAAPTGDSALPSMARPMTFIAFDGGVQAIGAPSRHGRPDERFCFDNEQPRHRLLVAPFALADRLVTSGEYLDFIRDGGYRRATLWLSDGWQTVTRHGWNRPLYWSESLDAEFTLAGLQDLDNDTPVSHLSYYEADAFARWAGARLPTEAEWELAAAGLPVQGNLLEAGTLHPRPARAHCRDRSELQQLFGDTWEWTASPYVAYPGYRSASGALGEYNGKFMCNQWVLRGGSCATPAEHIRASYRNFFYPDTRWQFAGLRLACNA, from the coding sequence ATGGCGCTGACGACGAACACGTCGGTCACTGATCGGGCAAATGCCTCCGCAACGTCCTCGACCCGTCCAGCCAGGCGGTGTCTCCGGTATCGACACGTCCGCGCCACGACCCTGCAGCTCTGCGAGCCGCTCGAAGTCGAGGACTACGTAGTGCAAAGCATGCCCGACGCCAGTCCCGCCAAATGGCACCTAGCGCATACCAGCTGGTTCTTCGAGCAATTTTTGCTCAAACCCATGCTTTCCGGCTACCAGGCGTACCACGAGGACTTCGAATACCTGTTCAACTCCTATTATCAAAGTGTCGGTCCCATGCATCAGCGTCCTCGGCGCGGTCTGCTCAGCCGCCCTACCGTGCAGGAAATCATGCGCTATCGGATGCATGTCGATAGACACATCGAGTCGCTCTTGGATGCCCACGCGGATGATGACCAGCTCGCGGCCCTCCTCGAACTCGGTGTGAATCATGAACAGCAGCACCAGGAACTCCTGCTCACCGACATCAAGCACCTGTTCTCCTGCAATCCCCTGCTGCCCGCCTATCGCTCGGCGGCGCTGCGCGGCACCGCAACGAAGTCCGCCGCACCGACCGGTGATTCCGCCCTCCCGTCCATGGCCCGTCCCATGACATTCATCGCCTTCGACGGCGGCGTACAAGCGATTGGCGCGCCCAGCCGGCATGGCAGGCCGGATGAACGTTTCTGCTTCGACAACGAACAGCCTCGGCATCGCCTCCTGGTGGCACCCTTTGCGCTGGCCGATCGCCTGGTCACCAGCGGCGAGTACCTGGACTTCATCCGAGACGGCGGCTACCGGCGCGCAACGCTGTGGCTCTCGGACGGCTGGCAAACCGTGACTCGGCACGGCTGGAATCGTCCCCTGTACTGGTCGGAATCGCTGGACGCCGAATTCACGCTCGCCGGCCTGCAAGACCTCGACAATGACACCCCCGTCTCGCACCTCAGCTATTACGAAGCCGACGCCTTCGCGCGCTGGGCCGGTGCGCGCCTGCCGACGGAGGCCGAATGGGAACTCGCCGCCGCCGGGCTGCCGGTCCAGGGCAACCTGCTCGAGGCCGGCACGCTGCACCCCCGCCCGGCGCGCGCGCATTGCCGGGACCGAAGCGAATTGCAGCAACTCTTCGGCGACACCTGGGAATGGACGGCCTCCCCCTACGTCGCCTATCCCGGATATCGCAGCGCCTCCGGCGCGCTCGGCGAATACAACGGCAAGTTCATGTGCAACCAATGGGTGCTGCGCGGCGGTTCCTGCGCGACACCTGCCGAGCATATTCGAGCCAGCTATCGCAACTTCTTTTACCCGGATACACGCTGGCAGTTCGCCGGACTACGTCTGGCATGCAACGCCTAG
- a CDS encoding methyl-accepting chemotaxis protein yields the protein MFTRKKPDPVPDQPPAGAAERACIEALPIWVKQIDTARLQTEEAIVALSARFAGIAASLEATLKAAPQNDEVSGSGLITTLNDGKQQLAHVMGELAAIQESRTVLAGEIRSLAAYTTELGKMAEEVGMVAFQTNMLALNAAIEAAHAGEAGKGFAVVAHEVRQLSNASRKTGTMIVEKIGAINDSLAHIIATNEQAAEREGIAVRDSCARIQDVLSRFSCMSLEMSRSSEDLRERSRDIQNEVAESLVQLQFQDRVGQILTQAVSSMRDLHQQAGVLALNDEPDAAVAEYLAQMARSYTTQEQRRNHDGGAAEKVTTQAIEFF from the coding sequence ATGTTTACCCGCAAGAAGCCCGATCCGGTACCGGATCAGCCGCCGGCCGGCGCGGCCGAGCGAGCGTGCATCGAGGCGCTGCCGATATGGGTGAAGCAGATCGACACCGCCCGTCTGCAGACCGAGGAGGCGATCGTTGCCCTGAGTGCGCGCTTTGCCGGCATCGCGGCCAGTCTCGAGGCGACCCTCAAGGCGGCGCCGCAGAATGATGAAGTCAGCGGCAGCGGTCTCATCACAACCCTGAACGACGGGAAACAGCAGCTTGCCCATGTCATGGGCGAACTGGCGGCGATTCAGGAGAGCCGTACGGTCCTGGCCGGGGAGATCCGTTCCTTGGCGGCCTATACCACCGAACTCGGCAAGATGGCCGAGGAGGTGGGGATGGTCGCTTTTCAAACCAATATGTTGGCGCTGAACGCGGCGATAGAGGCGGCCCATGCGGGAGAGGCCGGCAAGGGATTTGCGGTGGTGGCGCACGAGGTGCGGCAATTGTCGAACGCCTCCCGCAAGACAGGCACGATGATCGTCGAGAAAATCGGTGCCATCAACGATTCGCTTGCTCACATCATAGCGACCAATGAGCAGGCCGCGGAACGCGAGGGTATCGCGGTGCGGGATTCGTGCGCGCGTATTCAGGATGTACTGAGCCGATTCAGCTGCATGAGCCTGGAGATGTCGCGCTCCAGCGAGGATCTCAGGGAAAGGAGCAGGGACATCCAGAATGAGGTTGCGGAGTCGTTGGTGCAGCTGCAGTTCCAGGACCGCGTCGGGCAGATTCTCACTCAGGCCGTTTCCAGCATGCGCGATCTGCATCAGCAGGCGGGCGTGCTGGCATTGAATGATGAGCCGGATGCAGCCGTAGCCGAGTATCTAGCGCAGATGGCCCGTAGCTACACTACCCAGGAGCAACGGCGCAATCACGACGGCGGAGCGGCGGAAAAGGTGACCACCCAGGCCATCGAGTTTTTCTGA
- the egtD gene encoding L-histidine N(alpha)-methyltransferase, which produces MAKHPGTASAPSSIDTLIDAVLADLEKTPKEISSVWFYDELGSLLFDSICELPEYYITRTELQIMRTHAADMARIIGGGAALIELGSGTSLKTRQLLDHLQTPHTYVPVDVSRRQLLDACRHLAHDYPRLRITPVCADFSRDFKLPSDILSARKRIIYFPGSTFGNFTHAQARHLLARLLAIIRANGSILIGIDLCKDIGILKQAYDDPVGVTAKFNINALRHINRELGADFELKNFDHAALWIDDQSRMEMHLVSKRDQIVHLGGRGVRIAYGEHLRTEYCHKYTQDSFEQFALETGLVITHAWHDPAHLFAVLMLEPRRLRG; this is translated from the coding sequence ATGGCAAAACACCCCGGCACCGCCTCCGCGCCCTCCAGCATCGATACATTGATAGACGCCGTTCTCGCGGACCTCGAGAAAACACCCAAGGAAATCTCCTCGGTGTGGTTCTACGATGAACTCGGTTCCTTGCTGTTCGACAGTATTTGCGAATTACCCGAGTACTACATCACCCGTACCGAGTTGCAGATCATGCGCACCCATGCCGCCGACATGGCCCGCATCATCGGGGGCGGTGCGGCGCTGATCGAACTCGGCAGCGGCACCAGTCTCAAGACGCGCCAGCTGCTCGATCATTTACAGACACCTCACACCTATGTTCCCGTTGATGTTTCACGCCGACAGCTGCTCGATGCCTGCAGACATCTGGCACACGACTATCCTCGATTGCGCATCACGCCCGTATGCGCCGACTTCAGCCGGGACTTCAAATTGCCTTCGGACATCCTATCGGCACGCAAGCGCATCATTTACTTTCCAGGTTCCACGTTCGGAAATTTCACCCACGCGCAGGCCCGGCACCTGTTGGCTCGTTTGCTCGCGATCATCCGGGCCAACGGCTCGATACTCATCGGCATCGACCTTTGCAAGGATATCGGCATACTGAAACAGGCCTATGATGATCCAGTCGGTGTCACGGCAAAATTCAATATCAATGCATTACGTCATATCAATCGTGAACTCGGTGCGGACTTCGAGCTGAAGAACTTCGACCACGCGGCTCTGTGGATCGATGATCAAAGCCGCATGGAAATGCACCTCGTCAGTAAACGCGACCAGATCGTCCATCTCGGAGGCCGGGGTGTGCGTATCGCTTACGGCGAACATCTGCGCACCGAATACTGTCACAAGTACACGCAGGACAGCTTCGAACAGTTCGCCCTGGAGACGGGACTTGTGATTACGCATGCCTGGCACGATCCGGCGCACCTGTTTGCTGTGCTGATGCTGGAACCGCGGCGCCTGCGCGGGTAG
- a CDS encoding response regulator encodes MAKRILIVDDSASVRQVAGIALKGAGYEVIEACDGQDGLDKLSGKVHLIISDVNMPRMDGISFLKAVKAHPNYKFTPVIMLTTEAGETKKSEGRSAGAKAWIVKPFQPQAMLDAVARLVLA; translated from the coding sequence ATGGCGAAACGGATTCTGATCGTCGATGACTCGGCCTCGGTGCGCCAGGTCGCGGGGATCGCCTTGAAAGGTGCCGGATACGAAGTGATCGAAGCGTGCGATGGCCAGGACGGGTTGGACAAACTCAGCGGCAAAGTGCATTTGATCATAAGCGATGTGAACATGCCGCGCATGGACGGTATCAGCTTTCTCAAGGCGGTCAAGGCGCATCCGAACTACAAGTTCACGCCGGTGATCATGCTGACGACGGAAGCCGGAGAGACCAAGAAGAGCGAAGGTCGATCGGCAGGCGCCAAGGCTTGGATCGTCAAACCGTTTCAACCGCAGGCGATGCTCGATGCAGTCGCCCGTCTCGTCCTGGCCTGA
- a CDS encoding CheR family methyltransferase, protein MTAPLERNGAEFRFSATSLTQAEFERIKALAFRLAGINLSQAKKSLIVGRWNRRLQHYRLGSFSEYLDLLSQPEARGELQTALNLLTTNETNYFRERQHFDFLRERVLPKARQQGRFRVWSAACSSGEEPYSIAMLLAAELGNVPWEVLGSDISTSVLTTARDGIYAMERARPIPQEYLHRYCLKGTGPQAGTFRVDRAIRERVQFRYINLNEPLPDIGVFDVILLRNVMIYFSAETKSQVVTRMLPALTADGHFLVGHCETLNGVTDRLAMSTASIYTRASRCA, encoded by the coding sequence GTGACGGCGCCGCTGGAAAGAAATGGCGCAGAGTTCCGCTTTTCAGCGACGAGCCTCACCCAGGCGGAATTCGAGCGCATCAAGGCGTTGGCATTCCGTCTTGCCGGCATCAATCTTTCGCAGGCGAAAAAATCACTCATTGTCGGACGTTGGAATCGACGCCTGCAGCACTATAGGCTCGGAAGCTTCAGTGAATATCTCGACCTGCTTTCGCAACCTGAAGCACGGGGAGAATTACAGACAGCGCTCAACCTTCTGACGACGAATGAGACGAACTATTTCCGGGAACGGCAGCATTTTGATTTTCTGCGTGAACGCGTGCTGCCCAAAGCCCGCCAGCAAGGTCGGTTCCGGGTATGGAGCGCCGCCTGCTCCAGTGGTGAAGAGCCTTATAGTATCGCGATGCTGCTGGCAGCGGAGCTTGGTAATGTTCCATGGGAGGTCCTGGGTTCCGATATCAGCACCAGCGTACTGACGACTGCCCGCGACGGGATCTACGCCATGGAGCGCGCCAGACCGATTCCACAAGAATATCTGCATCGCTATTGCCTGAAGGGAACAGGGCCGCAGGCCGGGACCTTTCGCGTCGATCGCGCAATTCGGGAACGCGTGCAGTTCCGATACATCAATCTCAACGAACCTCTGCCGGATATCGGCGTGTTCGATGTGATCTTGCTGCGCAATGTGATGATCTATTTCAGCGCGGAGACGAAATCGCAGGTGGTCACAAGAATGTTGCCGGCGCTGACGGCGGACGGCCACTTCCTTGTCGGGCATTGCGAGACGCTGAACGGCGTGACCGATCGCCTGGCGATGTCGACTGCCTCCATCTACACCAGGGCAAGTCGATGCGCCTGA
- a CDS encoding chemotaxis protein CheW, with protein sequence MAIAAHPIDAVDAEPRHDQHQYLTFMLGRETFALGILGIKEILEYTQPTDVPMMPPSIRGVVNLRGAVVPVIDLCARFGRPSTPVSKKTCIVIVETRMDAEHHVLGVLVDAVNEVLEIPDEDIEPPPTFGASIRTDFIQGMGKVRGRFVIILDEKRVLSVEEMEVLVQTGTDAMQACA encoded by the coding sequence ATGGCCATCGCAGCACACCCTATCGATGCCGTTGATGCCGAGCCTCGGCACGATCAGCATCAGTACCTTACGTTCATGCTGGGGCGAGAGACCTTTGCGCTGGGCATTCTGGGCATCAAGGAGATCCTGGAGTATACGCAGCCGACGGATGTGCCGATGATGCCGCCGTCCATTCGCGGCGTCGTGAATCTGCGCGGCGCCGTTGTCCCGGTCATCGATTTATGCGCGCGTTTTGGACGGCCTAGCACTCCGGTATCAAAAAAAACTTGCATCGTGATCGTCGAAACCAGGATGGATGCCGAACACCATGTGCTCGGCGTGCTGGTGGATGCGGTCAACGAGGTCCTCGAGATTCCGGACGAGGACATCGAGCCGCCGCCGACCTTCGGAGCTTCGATTCGCACCGATTTCATCCAGGGCATGGGCAAGGTGCGGGGTCGATTCGTCATCATTCTCGACGAGAAACGCGTCCTGTCGGTGGAGGAAATGGAAGTACTGGTGCAGACTGGTACCGATGCGATGCAAGCCTGTGCATGA
- a CDS encoding Fic family protein: MFRTDTLQITPEVLGLVARIDEFKGAWRALGTLAPDRLSALRRVATIESIGSSTRIEGSKLSDREVERLLSNLAIKKFDSRDEQEVAGYAELMDLIFRAWEDIPFTENHVKQLHQILLQYSQKDEWHRGGYKTNSNSVAAFDENGTQIGIVFETATPFDTPRLMAELVQWINDEREKAVLHPLLIIGIFVVVLLEIHPFQDGNGRLSRVLTTLLLLQAGYTYVPYSSLESVIEASKESYYLALRQTQGTIRSDAPNWHPWLLFFLRSLAEQARRLEKKVEREKIVLAALPELSLQIVDFAREHGRVTMAEAIKLTGASRNTLKQHFRDLTERNHLEQHGSGRGVWYGLK, encoded by the coding sequence ATGTTCCGAACCGACACCCTCCAGATCACCCCGGAGGTCTTGGGCCTGGTCGCCCGGATCGACGAATTCAAAGGAGCGTGGCGCGCCTTGGGCACGCTTGCGCCCGACCGCCTGTCGGCGTTACGGCGTGTGGCCACCATCGAGAGCATCGGCTCATCCACTCGCATTGAAGGCAGCAAGCTCTCCGACCGGGAGGTCGAGCGGCTGCTGTCCAACCTCGCCATCAAGAAGTTCGACTCACGGGATGAGCAGGAGGTTGCCGGGTACGCCGAGCTGATGGATTTGATCTTTCGGGCATGGGAGGACATCCCCTTCACCGAGAACCACGTCAAGCAGCTGCATCAGATCCTGCTGCAGTACAGCCAGAAGGACGAGTGGCATAGGGGTGGCTACAAGACCAACTCGAACAGCGTCGCGGCCTTTGATGAGAACGGCACGCAAATAGGCATCGTCTTTGAGACGGCCACACCGTTCGACACGCCGCGCCTGATGGCGGAACTGGTGCAGTGGATCAATGACGAGCGCGAAAAGGCCGTGCTGCATCCCTTGCTCATCATCGGCATCTTCGTGGTCGTGCTCCTCGAAATTCACCCGTTCCAAGATGGCAACGGGCGTTTGAGCCGCGTGCTGACGACCCTGTTGCTGCTACAGGCGGGCTACACCTATGTCCCGTACAGCTCGCTCGAAAGCGTGATCGAGGCCAGCAAGGAAAGTTACTACCTCGCGTTGCGGCAGACGCAGGGCACGATCCGCAGCGACGCCCCGAACTGGCACCCGTGGCTGCTGTTCTTTCTGCGCTCTCTGGCTGAGCAGGCTCGGCGTCTGGAGAAGAAGGTCGAGCGCGAAAAGATCGTACTGGCCGCGCTGCCCGAGCTGTCACTGCAAATCGTGGACTTCGCCCGGGAGCACGGACGCGTCACGATGGCCGAGGCGATCAAGTTGACCGGGGCCAGCCGGAACACCCTGAAACAGCACTTTCGCGACCTGACCGAACGCAACCATCTGGAGCAGCACGGCAGCGGGCGTGGCGTTTGGTATGGATTGAAGTGA